From Pseudomonas sp. G2-4:
CGGACAGGTAGATCGCCTTGAAACCGGCGCGCTTGGCCAGCAACGCGTGGTTGGCGTTGATCGTCCCCACCACTTGCAGCGGATGCTCATTGGCGACCGCATCGCGGAAACGCTGGCCTGGAGTGCTGTTGCTCATGACTCACCTCGTTCAGTGGCGCTGTCCTGAAAATGACGCGCGATGTTGCGTTTGGAGGCGCCGATGTGCCGACGCATCAATAATTCAGCCAGTTCGCCGTCGCGGTCGGCGATGGCGTCTAGAATCCGATGGTGCTCGGCAAATGCCTGGCGCGGACGGTTGGGCGTGGTGGAAAACTGGATGCGGTACATGCGCACCAGTTGATACAGCTCGCCACACAGCATTTGCGTCAGGGTGCGGTTGCCGCTGCCCTGGATGATCCGGTAGTGGAAGTCGAAATCGCCTTCCTGCTGGTAATAGCCGACGCCGGCCTGGAACGCCGCATCGCGCTCGTGGGTTTCCAGAACCCGGCGCAGCTCGTCGATTTCTTCCAGGGTCATGCGTTCGGCCGCCAGGCGGCAGGCCATGCCTTCGAGGGACTCACGGATTTCATAGAGTTCCAGCAGCTCGGCGTGGCTCAGGGACACCACTCGGGCCCCGACGTGGGGAATGCGCACCAGCAAGCGCTGGCCTTCCAGGCGATGGATCGCCTCGCGCAGCGGCCCGCGGCTGATGCCGTAGGTGCGTGCGAGCTCGGGCTCGGAGATCTTGCTGCCGGGGGCGATCTCGCCTTTGACGATGGCGGCCTGGATACGTCGAAAGACATTCTCGGAAAGGGTTTCCGAGTCATCTTGGACCATCACCGGGGATTCGAGCTGATCGAGCATATTGTCGACACCTTTAAAATCAATACAGCAAAAACTACCCAATAAGCCCGTAAACGTCAAAGATAAAATCAACATTGTCGACAATCGTCTAATAAGAGCAGCAGTCATAACCGATCTATTGATTGACTCGTAGCGTCGGGCCAGCGGTGGCGTCAGAAAACCACCGTGCTAGAATGCCGCGCGATTTGCCGCTCTCCTTTTATAGGGAAGGCTGCCCAGGGAGCTTGTGCAGTAATGCCAGGGCCTGAACCGATAAACGGAACGCTGCGCACCAGGATCTATGACACTCAAGCCCTTATCTGCTGTTCTATATTTCATGTGCCTGCCGGGGCTTGCTGCGGCGGGCGAAAAAACTGTGTACGGTCTCAATGAATACGCAGCCCTGCAGGGCATCGACCTGGAGGTCGCCGCCAAGCTTGACACCGGTGCCAAGACCGCTTCGCTCAGCGCTCGCGACATCAAGCGTTTCAAGCGCAACGGCGAATCCTGGGTGCGCTTTTACCTGGCCATCGACGCGGCCCACTCTCACCCCATCGAACGCCCGCTGGCCCGCGTCAGCAAGATCAAGCGCCGTGCCGGAGACTACGACCCGGAAGAAGGCAAGAATTACACGGCGCGGCCGGTCATCGAGCTGGACATCTGCATGGGTTCGGCCCTACGCAGCATCGAAGTGAACCTGACCGACCGTAGCGCCTTCCAATACCCGTTACTGATCGGCTCCGAGGCGCTCAAGCGCTTCGACGCGCTGGTCGACCCCAGTCTTAAATACGCTGCCGGCAAACCCGCCTGCGCCAATGCCGCTCAAACCGCAGAGTAATTCCAATGCGCTCCCTTACCCTCCATCTGAAAATGCTGATCGCCATCCTGGTGGCGGTGGGCCTGTCGG
This genomic window contains:
- a CDS encoding GntR family transcriptional regulator — protein: MLDQLESPVMVQDDSETLSENVFRRIQAAIVKGEIAPGSKISEPELARTYGISRGPLREAIHRLEGQRLLVRIPHVGARVVSLSHAELLELYEIRESLEGMACRLAAERMTLEEIDELRRVLETHERDAAFQAGVGYYQQEGDFDFHYRIIQGSGNRTLTQMLCGELYQLVRMYRIQFSTTPNRPRQAFAEHHRILDAIADRDGELAELLMRRHIGASKRNIARHFQDSATERGES
- a CDS encoding ATP-dependent zinc protease, giving the protein MTLKPLSAVLYFMCLPGLAAAGEKTVYGLNEYAALQGIDLEVAAKLDTGAKTASLSARDIKRFKRNGESWVRFYLAIDAAHSHPIERPLARVSKIKRRAGDYDPEEGKNYTARPVIELDICMGSALRSIEVNLTDRSAFQYPLLIGSEALKRFDALVDPSLKYAAGKPACANAAQTAE